Genomic window (Tetrapisispora phaffii CBS 4417 chromosome 15, complete genome):
ATTTTGAGGCCAGTGAATGAAAAGAAGGTAGTGGATTAGTGGATTCTAGTGGAatgtttttgataatttttggCGAAGTCATTTGTATTATTGgaattttttcttcctcACTTTTTTGTATAGAAGCTGAAGTTATAGGTTGATTGTTTACTTTACTAGTAATGGCTAACTCTTGGTATTTTGTATGATCTATTGGGCATTTGTTAGGAGCTTTTGTCGAATTCAAACTTCTATTTTTCGAAGTGGAAGTTATATCTAATATCTTCGTTCTGTTCAAATTAGAGCTAGCATTTATTTCGGTATTACAATTAGTGTTAGGGGATGAATCTTCTAGAGACAACTTTTTTTGCTCACTATTTATTACAGGGCATCTTCCTAAAGGTTGtaaacttttcaaattgttattatttttgatcaTTGCTGAATTTTTCTTCAGGTACcattcatttaatttttctctcattgaaaaaatatgtcCCCACAATAATTTAAGATAAGGATCACCCTTCATAATGGCTAACCAATGGGTTGCACCTAAATGAACAGTTCCCGTGCTCTTAATATGTAACATATCAAAGTTTCTAGTTAAATCCAATTCATCGTTGGCATATTTACTGTTACTGTTTGTAGCTGATAGAGAAAGTTGTCCCTTTGAAACGCTCTCACTTGTTTTAAAAAGCAAAGCATCATTCTTAAATGTTACTTTATTCATTTTACCATCGGTCATTGCGATGGAAGGGATATGTAAGCTTTCTCTTTTTACTGTTATCTCtttatcttttatattgtCATTATCCATGTTGTCATTAATCATTTCATGTTGGTTTCGTAACTTGACTATTGTTTTTTCTAAGGATTTTACCCTTTCCTTTAATTGCTGTAATTCATTCTCTTTTGATAACTCTTTTTCAGCTTCTTCTGCCCATGTTTGCTCCATGTAATGACATAAATGAGCAACACCTGTTTTAGAGCATGGGTCACAATGGGGCCTTGTTTTATCACATTTTACCTTTCTTTTCCTACAGATTGTGCAACTCAACGGGATTCTATTACGTTTCCTCTTCATCTTAGGCTTTGTATCGTCAGTGCTTGGAGAGCTATTTTGAGTAAGATTCATTTCCTCACTGTGATTCTCAGTATTTTCACTTGACTGATTTGATGAGTTCACCTCATTGGTAGAAAGGTTCTCTGGTTCCGTTCTCATCTTCAAGGTgcaattttttattgatgaatgattatttttattaatacttTCATTcatgaaattattttccattataatgatataaGCGTAGCGTAGGGGTTAACTAgctataaaatattcaaatatagaTTTCGATTATTCTTATAACatgtaattttataatttgcTACACTAaagtaatattattttatctgTCCTTATAATCATATATTACTAATGTATATCCCTATTTCGATAACTAgtcaaaatttaaaatattccaattaTAGTTGTAATTATACAGTCttcaatttaaaaataattatcatAAAACAGGTACTGAACCATAATTGAATTGTTAATCAActaaaatcaattgaattagagttttatattattagtttGTTAtcaatgataatttattacaaaGTGTTCtgtttaaattaatattttcaaataagttAATAATGGGTGAAGTTCAAGAACGCAGAAATGTTGAAAAAGACCTAAATTGCAACGAAGAGATATAAGCAAATATTGTCTTACTTATTATATagaaattcatttaaaCGTAGTAATAATTTAGTTAAAGTAATCATATTCTACATATTTGTATTAAGGCTAGTGtttattcaaaagattataatttttttatttgcatGTTTTATTCATAAAATTACAAAGAAGATAAAATGTACTTGTATGATAAATGCACctaaaaaaaacaaaattcGAACTTAGTCATCTGTTAACAATCTGGAAATAATTTCTAGTGTTTTccaattctttaaaaatcaCCAGTAGGTTTCATATATTAACAACCACGAAATGTATTCACATTATCAAAAGTTTGACGGAAACGTTTCAAAACTAAGTAACATTATTcctttatttatttaaaaacataCGGGAACAGCATTTATATAGTTTCTAAATTGATAAAGTTTGTGATACCTAAAAAAAGCGCTACTGTTTCATTGACAGTATATCTTTGGCTCAGTATTGTTTCGTTTATTCGTTCAAAGGTGGGTAATATACTGGTTTTTTTGCTATTGGTGTTCTATAGTTATTAGTGTAAGATAGATATGTGTTCCAAAATATTGCCATAAAATTCACAGTTAATAATCTAAATTGTAATggaattattgaaaaattaattaattggAAAAATGGCCATATTTTCCAGTTTGTTAACAAAGTACTCAACCataatttgtttaatttttctttaatctCTGGCACATGGACTGGTATTTTATTGGTGGGGTGCTCCAAAACTGACATGCAGATGAAATAGAATGGAATTGAGAGTGGTGCAAATAATAACTGATCAACGCCGACCCGTAAGATTGTATTTTTGAtgttgattttaaatttgttttcGAATGACTTAATAGCAgagaaatttaaaatcttgtaattagttttaattttgCTCAACAATTGGTACCACCTTAGACCAATTGGTGAAAAAATTACTGATccatatattattgaatttaagGTCCTTCTATAGTCATACCTAGTTGCTTTTGAGCTGATTTCAGTTCCACTGCTCCGGGAATTGGGAAATAACTTCTGTGCTAGTACATCACCAGTGGCAAACAGAAACCCGGTAGTTAATGAATTAGTCAGGACAGGTCTCTTATTGATAGAATTTCTGTAAAATGTAAAGAATGTATTCAACATTTTGGTAGGTTCGTAACTACTCTTTTTTATGCATTAGATTAGTACTCGATGGTGTTCAATCCATGTATAGTGTTGTTCGCCACAGAACCTCTTACTTGAAGTTATTGTAATTCGGTTTTGATAAATACCGTTATCTGAAAATaaatgtttaatattaatgtttCATAGgatatatcaattatatagaaatcaatgaatatggatatttgattaaaagaagaagaatattCACTGAAAAAGTTGTCATTCCTCTTTCCTtattctatttatatacatatgtGAATGCAGATACCCTTAATTTGAGACCCTCAAGCGGTCAAAGGAAGATTTTCATCATGTGATCGAAATCTCAGTAACGTCACATATCTTATTCAATTTGAAAGTGTCACAAAATTatgaatcaattaaaaggtatataaaatgatatataaaatgataAAGTTTATAGAATACTGCCTTTTTTTGTAAAGTATAGTTTTCTCTAGCAATAGAGTCAGATTGAGAATACGTTATTTACTAGCTAGATAAGTGGAAGCAGTAGGAATAATGtttttagatttttcaGGAAGACGTCGATATTATCCAATTAATGAAACTTTTGGAGAATTATACGTTGAAGTTCTTCATTTCTATTGGATTAAAAAAGATGCAACTGGCTTGGATAAGAAAGACTTGATACAACTTCagttgaattatttgaagaattttgCAATTGAGGGGATTGATGCAAGGATTGAAACGTTGGTTGTTGATGATTTTATAATCAATAATGAATGGATATTGcaaaaattattacttCTCATTGCCGTGTTGAAACAGATAAAAAGTGTAGGTGATGTTATTAAATCTTGCCttactatttattttttagacattaaattatttcaacTCGAGTATACTTTCGAAAACGATTACCGACAGGTagaaattattgatatttacaactatatatatgagGAATTATCATGGTATTATAATACAATATTGGTCAACATTAGAAGAggtattataaatttacaaCCAGATTTTGGAATTACAAAGTATGACAACTGGGATTTTTCACaaaaattgttatttttcCATCTTGATGTCGgtttaaatgaatttagTAGACCAACAcagaattttattttagttCCAAAAGCATTTCcaagaaaatatttactaGCAGGTAAAGAATTCACATATTTTCATGATCAATTAGGACTAAATAACAGTTATCGctgtttcaaaattgaattagaTGAAGGCAGTGATATGAATTTCATATTCCTGCAAGATCGGAATTTAGTTATCTCTCCATTGGAGTCCCCATTGCAATTCAATTGGTGtgataaagataaaatagaTTATATTGGTAGCCTCACTGAGGAATCATCCccaaaaaaattacaatCAAAActtaaattgaataatagaACTATTCTAAAAAATGTCACAAACAATAATGGTCTCCCGCAAAggaatttaaatatgttaaatttatttgagaAAGAAACACATAATAAAGTAAACCAAAATGAGGTTGTGCAAGATTCAAAAAGTCTCATTGATGTTGATGAAGGTTATATCAAAGGCAGAGAAGTTACTACAGGTTTGGAAGCCACGGCAATGGATGATTCTATTGAAGACTCAGGGGAATTATTGCAACAATATTCAAGTGAAATagttttaattgaaaaaagcCCTGttcaagaaaatattttaaaggaGCTGAGCAAAACTGTAGATAGATTATCAATTGCTTCGATGGAATTAAAACTGTTAGAATATCCGGAGACTCCGGTAATTTATAATGTATTGCGACCACAAACAACGttaaatttacaaaatagTTATGGAGCCGAAGAACTTTCTAAAAAATCGAATAATTACATGTCAACagataattttgttttccACAGCACTGAAGAGCTTAAATCTTCAGCCTTAATAACAAATAGTAGGAAGTCTTCGATAACTTATGAAAAACCATGGAATATCAAAAGAGACATAGTAGATAATTGGAAGtacaataatattgaaacgATTACAGAGAACTTAGCTTCggataaatatttagaaacTATTCCAATTAGAGATGCTTTCAAACAGAAATATTCCAAGGTTAAAGAACAATGTAGATACTTCAAAACATTTGTCAAATACAGGTTAAACGAAGAACAGAGTTGAAATACAATGAGTACTTTACacaatttatatatcataATATTCTTAGACagattaattttttaatgcattcgaatataattttaattaggtgtcattatttctaaaataataaGTAAAATTATTCACCTAACTATTACATCATTTTCAGTTTTTACtccaaataaaacaatttctCCAACAATCGTTTTAATATTCACATCCAAATCCATTATAGCGTGCACTAAAGAACTTCCCCCAAACATTATTTCGTTCAGGAATTTTGTTAGCTCccatttattaataatttcgaTTTCATCATTAGGCAATTCTAAATATAACTTCATTAAACTATGCCCATCGTTTATGTCATGGATGATTTCAGATGTAGCATTGTGCCAAACTTTCATTGGAAGTGACAAGAAATGTATCTCATTATGATATAGTGAAATATTaccttttaaattttgaacaGATATTTTTTGGCCAGAG
Coding sequences:
- the SYM1 gene encoding ethanol metabolism protein (similar to Saccharomyces cerevisiae SYM1 (YLR251W); ancestral locus Anc_1.384); translation: MLNTFFTFYRNSINKRPVLTNSLTTGFLFATGDVLAQKLFPNSRSSGTEISSKATRYDYRRTLNSIIYGSVIFSPIGLRWYQLLSKIKTNYKILNFSAIKSFENKFKINIKNTILRVGVDQLLFAPLSIPFYFICMSVLEHPTNKIPVHVPEIKEKLNKLWLSTLLTNWKIWPFFQLINFSIIPLQFRLLTVNFMAIFWNTYLSYTNNYRTPIAKKPVYYPPLNE
- the TPHA0O00620 gene encoding uncharacterized protein (ancestral locus Anc_1.385), which gives rise to MFLDFSGRRRYYPINETFGELYVEVLHFYWIKKDATGLDKKDLIQLQLNYLKNFAIEGIDARIETLVVDDFIINNEWILQKLLLLIAVLKQIKSVGDVIKSCLTIYFLDIKLFQLEYTFENDYRQVEIIDIYNYIYEELSWYYNTILVNIRRGIINLQPDFGITKYDNWDFSQKLLFFHLDVGLNEFSRPTQNFILVPKAFPRKYLLAGKEFTYFHDQLGLNNSYRCFKIELDEGSDMNFIFLQDRNLVISPLESPLQFNWCDKDKIDYIGSLTEESSPKKLQSKLKLNNRTILKNVTNNNGLPQRNLNMLNLFEKETHNKVNQNEVVQDSKSLIDVDEGYIKGREVTTGLEATAMDDSIEDSGELLQQYSSEIVLIEKSPVQENILKELSKTVDRLSIASMELKLLEYPETPVIYNVLRPQTTLNLQNSYGAEELSKKSNNYMSTDNFVFHSTEELKSSALITNSRKSSITYEKPWNIKRDIVDNWKYNNIETITENLASDKYLETIPIRDAFKQKYSKVKEQCRYFKTFVKYRLNEEQS